Proteins encoded within one genomic window of Perognathus longimembris pacificus isolate PPM17 chromosome 28, ASM2315922v1, whole genome shotgun sequence:
- the Zcchc13 gene encoding zinc finger CCHC domain-containing protein 13: protein MNGSECYICGRSGHWARDCPKAGNRMRGQKSQSQEPECSSTSQFDICYRCGETGHHAKDCDLLQDKCYNCGRKGHISKDCMQAKREQYCYICGKAGHLARECDQEEQKCYCCGELGHIQKDCTQIKCYRCGENGHMAAHCSQGNVVTCFRCGASGHLARECPLKATF from the coding sequence ATGAACGGGAGCGAATGCTACATCTGTGGACGCTCAGGCCACTGGGCCCGGGACTGCCCTAAAGCTGGAAATCGAATGCGAGGACAAAAAAGCCAAAGCCAAGAGCCTGAGTGTAGCTCCACCTCCCAGTTTGACATCTGTTACCGCTGCGGTGAAACTGGCCATCACGCCAAGGACTGTGACCTTCTCCAGGACAAATGCTACAACTGCGGGAGAAAAGGTCACATCTCCAAAGACTGCATGCAGGCCAAACGAGAACAGTACTGTTACATCTGCGGCAAGGCGGGCCATCTAGCTCGCGAGTGTGATCAGGAAGAGCAGAAATGCTACTGTTGTGGGGAATTGGGGCATATCCAGAAAGACTGCACCCAAATCAAGTGTTACCGATGTGGTGAAAATGGTCACATGGCGGCGCATTGTAGCCAAGGGAATGTGGTCACCTGCTTCCGCTGTGGCGCATCTGGACATCTGGCCCGAGAATGTCCCCTTAAGGCAACTTTTTAG